The nucleotide sequence TATGAATATATTCCATTTTTTATTAAAGACACACGCACATTAGATGAATTTGAAGCTAGGATTAAGTGGGATTTTGAATCTTACGCTGAACGTGAAAATTATATTTATTCGGAATTTAAAGAATTCTTTAATGTATTAGAAAGTCTAGATGTTCCTCCATTGGATCAGGTAGTACAGTTGAAGATTGCTGAATTAAGCTCGGATTATATACATCGAATATGGCAGAAAGCATTAGAGCGAAGAAGTACAGATCCCGAAGGTGCGATTACATTAGCTCGAACACTTTTAGAATCGACCTGCAAATATATTCTTGATGAATACGAAGTCGGTTATGGCAATGCTCCAGATATAAATCAACTGTATAGATTGGTGAGTAAAGAATTAAACCTTGCTCCATCTCAACATACGGAGCAGACTTTCAAACAAATTCTCGGAGGATGTAGTTCCATCATTGAAGGTTTAGGATCATTGAGAAATAAAGTGGGTGATGCTCATGGGCAAGGTAAAATAAACTTTAAACCTTCTCCAAGACATGCAGAATTAGCAGTGAATTTGGCTGGTACAATGTCCGTGTTTTTATTCTCATCTTGGAAATTAAAACAAGGTGAATGAATTTTTTATTATAAATATTGTTTTTAAATAGTATCTTAATTTTACTGTATGGAAAAATTAAAATAAATTCACTAACATAGGATTATTCAACCACCAATTTGGTGGATTTTTGCTTTTTAAGCATTCTGATTTTTTAATTTTTTTTCTTCCTGCTGAGTTGGTTTAGATTTTGCTTTTATATTGTATATAAAGTGCTATGGTATGTTTTATGCACAACTTTATTGCACTATAAAAGAAAGATGGAATAGATCGGTTCAGTATCAATTCTCAAAGATGAGGTGATGACATGGCTAAAACACTTAGAATAATGGATAAGGCGGCAATGCGTCAGAAAGGCTGGATGTTGTTTTGTATTGTTGTAGGACTACAAATATTGTTCGTTGTGGGCAGTTACTTGCTGCAGGGTTCTTGATCATCAGCTTTAAGAAAGCCACCATTAAGGTGGCTTTATAATTTAAATAACCAATTGAACCTGCTTCAATACCGCCTTTAACGTATTTTCATAATCAAAAGCTTTATTGGTACTGTCCTGATAACGCCAAGCCACATAACCATCCGGACGAACCAGTACTGCACCAGATTCATGAATTTCAGACTTGGCATTCCAGGTTCCATACACATCACGATAGTCACGTGAACCAATCTGAGTCACATCCAGATATGGCAAATCCAATGCTTCTGCCGCCTGTTTCCAGCCTTTACCGGATAAACCTGTGCGCAGGGTAAAACGACCTTTACCCGTAATATCCAGTGTCGACTGCTTTTGACCTTTGGCATTGATCAGCCAAGTATGCGGAACTTTAGCGCCTGGGCGAGTGGTTGCCTGTAAATAAAGCTGCTCATCTTTTTCAAAAATCTCAGGCTCGGATTCTGCAATCACCGTATTGGAGCTATATCGCTGGTTCAGTTCTACACCTTGTGCATTAAATTCGAAGTTTTTAATTTCCAAAGCTTCAAATAGTTTTTGACGGATTTCAGCACCTTGCTCATCTTCCGCAAAGATACGTTCCAGCATTTGTTTTTGTGTAGTCACACCATTATCAAAACCGAAGACTTCTTTCAGATATTTATAATCAAAACGTGATTGGTTTGCTCGCGCCACAATCTGCTTACCCACAGGCGCACGCTCAGCCGTATATGAATCCAATAGGGAAGGCGCAGCCCAGCCTTTAACGACATATGCCAGTTTCCAGCCCAGGTTAAAGGCATCCTGCATACAAGTATTCGAGCCTAAACCACTGGATGGTGGATGACGATGTACGGCATCACCGCCACAGAACACGCGACCTTTAGAATACTCAGTTGCCTAGGTCTGGTTTACATACCAGTACGACAATTTCTGGATTTCAACCTCTTCAATTTCTGCACCGACAAAGGCATTCAGGCGTGCATGTATCTGTTCTTCAGTCACCTGTGGCTCGCCTTTGGAAATGTCAAAGCCCCAGCCCATAATCCATTCATTCCAAGGAGTAATCGCACGTAACAATCCCATACCGAGATCGCCAAAGCTGGCTTCAGGATTCACGATCCATTGCAGAATCGCAGGACGGTGCTGAACGTATTGAGAAAGATCAGCTTTAAAGGTCACATAGACGGTACCGGCACGTGCCATCACGCCTTCCAGTGGCAAGCCGAGCTGTTCCAATACACGAGATTTAGCACCATCCATACCCACCAGATATTTTGCTCTTAAGCTAAATTCAGTATTGGTAATGCGGTTCAGGAAAGTAGCAGTCACGCCATCTTCGTCCTGCACATGTGACAGGTATTCAGTATTGAAGTTATAAATTGCACCACGTTCACCGGCATTTTTCACCAGTAAAGCTTCCATTTTTGGCTGAATCAGATCGACTAATGGACATGGACTGCCTTGGATATAGTCACCATGACGTTCATCACCGGTACCCCATGCACTTAAACGGGCGATTTCTTCGCCGACCAGACTGGTGGTAATCAGGCTTTCACCCATCTGTTCCCATGGTGTTGCAATCTCTTTAACCTGTTCTTCAATACCTAAATCACGTAATACTTCCATGGCACGCTGATTGGTAATATGGGCACGTGGACTATTGGCCAGCCAGCTAAACTGGGTAAACAGTTGTACCTTGATACCATAATTCGCCAAAGCCAAACCTAATGTTGAACCTGCAGGACCAGTACCAATGATCAGAACATCAGTGTCATAGTGTTGTGTCATACAAGACTCCATGTGTATAGGTGAAGAACAAGCTATCTATATAATCAGGCAGTCTAGTAAAACAGGATCTGTTGATATAGCGATATTCATATAAACTATCGACCTATTCTTATTTGCAATACGTGGGTCATAATCTTAAGATGCTGACCTGATCAGAAACCGGGCAGGCTATGGAACTTCGACATTTACGCTATTTTATTACTGTGGCGCAGCAACAAAGTTTTACCAAGGCTGCCGAAAAACTGTTTACCGCTCAGCCGTCATTAAGCCAGCAAATTAAGGATCTGGAGCAGGAAGTAGGCGTCATGCTGTTTGATCGTTCATCCAGAAAGGTCAAACTCACCGATGAAGGGCAGGCTTTTCAGATCTATGCCGAAAAAGCACTGGAAAATGCCAAACTGGCAGTAGCAGCAGCGCGTCAGGTTGCGCAGCAGAAAAATAACCAGATTCACATTGGCTTCCTGAATGTCGCAGAAATAAAAGTGATGCCACAGATTCTGGCCCAGCTTAAAAAAACCATGCCGGACTTAAAAATCCATCTGCATAGCCTGACCTGTATGGAACAGATTCAGCGGCTAAAAAATGCTGAACTGGATTTATGTATTACCCGCTTTCATCTGGACCATCCAGATTTTGAGAATATTCATTTATTAACCGAGCAAATTTATCTGATAGCCGCTCAGCACTTACATTCTACAGATCGAATCCTGAAATTACAGGAACTAAAAAAACCATAATATAATTATGTGTGAGCAGAATGCTTCACCAGTATTTTATGAAAAGCTGGATAGACTACTCTGCATTGATCAGCTTGAGCATGAACAGCTGTTGTGGGTGACCAATGTCTTGCAACACATCAATCTGACCAATATGGGAATGGGCTTTAGTTTTGCGCCTGAATATTTACTGCGGTTTTTGAATGATCATGTGAAAATTGTCCAGACTGATCAGGCACTGCCAAAACTGGATTTATATGCAACATTTAACAAGATTTCTCAAAATCCTGCATTGAAGATGATTACCCAAGCACTTAACAATACAACAAGTATCTGAATTGTAGGAAGGAATATATGTTAAAGCTGATTTATTACGTGCCGGATGAAAACCTGGAAGACACCAAGAATGCGATATTTGCAGCAGGAGCGGGCGGTATTGGTGAGTATACGAATTGTGCCTGGCAGGTTTTAGGAACCGGACAGTTTAAACCACAGGAAGGTGCAGATCCGCATATTGGTGAAGTGGGTAAACTGGAACAGGTAGAAGAATGGCGGGTAGAAATTCTGGTGCCTGATGAAAAGGCAGTCGATGTGGCCAAGGCGCTGAAAGAAAGTCATCCTTATGAAGAGCCGGCCTTTGAGTTTATTCAGCTTCTGGATATCAAAGTCTAAAATTATAAAATTGATGCTCTGCTGCGGCACGTTTGACTTAGCGCGCCGTTAATCTAGATTCAGAAACCAGCCGACCTGCTTTTGTTATTATCATTTCTGCCAGAATAATCCAAAGAAAAAATACAATAAGGAAAATAACAATGCCGTGGCCAAAACTGCTGAGCAGAATGCTCAAAAATACGCTTAGTAAATCCATTCAATACAGTGCAGAAATTCTGCATAGTCGTATTCCCTATTCCAGTGCACTCCAAAGCATTGATCCGCTCGATTCAGGGACCGATCGAAGATCAGGATATACGATTAGAGCGCTTTATTTTTGAACAAGGAACGGGAAAAGTGACACGAACCGTATTATCAAATATCAAGCAGGAATTTCCACGGATTAATGAAGCATTTATTGGGCGACAGTATCGTTATATCTATAGTATTTCTTTTGGTGAATTTGACGATCCTTCCCATGTCAGCAGCAATACGGTGATGTGTTTTAATTTAAGAACCAGAACCACAGAAAGTTACTCCTTTGGAGAAAACTGGGTTACTGGTGAGGCAGTCTTTGTCGCACGGGAAAATGCTCAGGCTGAAAATGATGGCTGGCTAATGTATTATATCCATGCTTTAGATTGTAGCCCCTCGAAAGTTGTAATTCTGGATGCCCAGCATATTACAGAAGGACCCATTGCAACGATTCATTTACCAGTTCGGGTACCGGTCGGATTTCATTGTAACTGGATTGATTATCGGAAATTAAGAGCGAACTATTCTTAAAAAATGATTTAGCATCGACTTGTATTTGCTCTAAATAGATTTCTTCCTTTTCGCCTTCGCCATCCGCGTATCAAATATTATTTCTTTTCAAAATAGTAGTGAATTTACATTGAGGTGACATGGATGTCACCTGCCAGACAGAGGTTCAAGGATGAACCTTCTGTCTGGCAATGGCTTTGGTTACTTTGGCCTGTCAAAGTAACGAAAATGCCTACGCGTATATCAGTTAATTTAAGAAAACAGTCGAGGCCGTGATATTCATTCAATAAACGTACTTAAACCTTCTGAATAAACAGCTCACGATCAAAACGGTACTGCGGGAAGAACACGCCGTCTTCAGCACGTTCACCCGCACCAATTACCATGACCGGATACTGTTCATCATTCAATTTCAGAATTTCACGAACCATCGGCTCATCAAAACCTTCCATCATACAGCTGTCAAAACCATAAGCACGTAAAGCTAAAACCAGATTTTCACAAGCGAGCGCCGTCGTTTTGGTCGCCCAGAGTTTCGCATCAGCCGGGCTGAAAGCAGACACTGGCATTTGTTTGTCCAATGTACGGGCAACTTTGAAAGCCACTTTCTTAAAGTTACCAAAAGCATTCAGATAACCAGTCTTATAGTTGTAAGGAATATATTTATAGTATTTCTTAATCGCGGGCGGTGCTTCTGGAAATGGAAATTCATTTACATTACGTTTCGCCATTTCATCGATACGGTCGGTACGTGCGATACAGACAATTAGCTCAGAAGCTGTTTTGGCTGCCAGTTGACTCATACAGGCTTTGACCAGATGTTTTTTCTTGCTTGAATTTTGTACCACA is from Acinetobacter lwoffii and encodes:
- a CDS encoding abortive infection family protein, which gives rise to MSDLIEKVLLLQELLIARATDTYEKGSSEAFMQLRQELLTFKNFYEYIPFFIKDTRTLDEFEARIKWDFESYAERENYIYSEFKEFFNVLESLDVPPLDQVVQLKIAELSSDYIHRIWQKALERRSTDPEGAITLARTLLESTCKYILDEYEVGYGNAPDINQLYRLVSKELNLAPSQHTEQTFKQILGGCSSIIEGLGSLRNKVGDAHGQGKINFKPSPRHAELAVNLAGTMSVFLFSSWKLKQGE
- a CDS encoding KGW motif small protein; amino-acid sequence: MAKTLRIMDKAAMRQKGWMLFCIVVGLQILFVVGSYLLQGS
- a CDS encoding NIF3 1, encoding MLKLIYYVPDENLEDTKNAIFAAGAGGIGEYTNCAWQVLGTGQFKPQEGADPHIGEVGKLEQVEEWRVEILVPDEKAVDVAKALKESHPYEEPAFEFIQLLDIKV
- a CDS encoding carotenoid oxygenase family protein, which produces MQKFCIVVFPIPVHSKALIRSIQGPIEDQDIRLERFIFEQGTGKVTRTVLSNIKQEFPRINEAFIGRQYRYIYSISFGEFDDPSHVSSNTVMCFNLRTRTTESYSFGENWVTGEAVFVARENAQAENDGWLMYYIHALDCSPSKVVILDAQHITEGPIATIHLPVRVPVGFHCNWIDYRKLRANYS
- a CDS encoding nitroreductase family protein, coding for MPNQNSETSSQTTDSSNPEKKRYYEPASQDIDVDNFRKVIESRRSVRKFTKKPIPVEVLDACLDLALLAPNSSNLQPWTFYVVQNSSKKKHLVKACMSQLAAKTASELIVCIARTDRIDEMAKRNVNEFPFPEAPPAIKKYYKYIPYNYKTGYLNAFGNFKKVAFKVARTLDKQMPVSAFSPADAKLWATKTTALACENLVLALRAYGFDSCMMEGFDEPMVREILKLNDEQYPVMVIGAGERAEDGVFFPQYRFDRELFIQKV